From Xiphophorus couchianus chromosome 4, X_couchianus-1.0, whole genome shotgun sequence, a single genomic window includes:
- the fto gene encoding alpha-ketoglutarate-dependent dioxygenase FTO isoform X4, whose translation MKARQCKHNSRNMKRSGDSEGEKRRKRRRLLQELGEKKIPFLGPSDRGFQQLWDSSYSGLVLRKSCSLPAELHSRVQAALLTLRKKGCLLKDLVRVRDRDVFTAVSRALLGEPGHTYRYLDTRLFAIPWHSEDAEVKGQNCCDPDLRDACKALWELNTFLCSDVSQLKEGDQFSQCMKAEGEAKLVEEGETESKHSDDSKNSEGGDSESRQSEEGDTESKHSEEWDIESKHSEEGCSGSKQEAGWETEEGESSQVKPSESSFAGVSEHSEGKCPGWTTEAFTGTKPEPVGLEAQEKPVAQLKHSLSDYHIQDKEELAGGLGCSQPSPPQVCTGPVKFNVTLLNYMDPAQMSHLKEEPYYGMGKMAVGWHHDENLITHSPVAVYNYSCHDDKGECSEGSSVEKSCWRIGLKVAWDIHTPGLMLPLESGDCYYMRDDLNSTHQHCVLAGETARFSSTHRVAECSKGTLTYIQSRCQEALSNLHTDPETGSHSLVTLQPTALQHCEEIHNEVEFEWLRQYWFQGQRYARFCSWWTRPMEQLEKDWKLMETMTREAAGGTLASL comes from the exons AGGCGTAGGCTACTGCAGGAGTTGGGAGAAAAGAAGATCCCTTTTCTGGGACCTTCAGATCGAGGTTTTCAGCAACTG TGGGATTCCAGCTACTCTGGCTTGGTGTTGAGGAAATCGTGTTCGCTTCCTGCTGAGCTCCACAGTCGGGTCCAGGCGGCTCTGCTCACCCTCAGAAAGAAGGGCTGTCTGCTGAAGGATTTGGTCCGTGTCCGCGACCGAGATGTGTTCACCGCTGTGTCGCGTGCGCTGCTGGGTGAACCCGGCCACACCTACCGATATCTGGACACACGGCTCTTTGCCATTCCCTGGCACAGCGAGGACGCCGAGGTCAAAGGACAAAACTGCTGTGATCCCGATTTGAGGGACGCTTGCAAAGCATTGTGGGAGCTTAACACATTCCTCTGTTCTGATGTGTCTCAACTGAAGGAGGGAGACCAGTTTTCACAATGTATGAAGGCCGAAGGGGAAGCAAAGCTAGTTGAAGAGGGTGAGACAGAGTCTAAACACAGTGACGACTCCAAGAATAGTGAAGGAGGGGACTCGGAGTCCAGACAGAGCGAGGAGGGGGACACCGAGTCCAAGCACAGCGAGGAGTGGGACATTGAGTCCAAGCACAGCGAAGAAGGATGCTCTGGGTCAAAACAAGAAGCGGGGTGGGAGACTGAGGAGGGTGAGTCCTCCCAAGTCAAACCAAGTGAAAGTAGTTTTGCAGGAGTTTCAGAGCACAGCGAAGGAAAATGTCCCGGCTGGACAACGGAGGCCTTCACTGGGACAAAGCCTGAACCTGTGGGACTAGAGGCTCAGGAGAAGCCTGTGGCTCAGCTAAAGCACAGCCTGTCAGATTACCACATTCAGGATAAAGAGGAACTTGCAGGAGGGCTGGGCTGTTCGCAGCCTAGTCCCCCACAGGTGTGCACCGGTCCAGTCAAGTTCAATGTCACCTTACTGAACTACATGGACCCCGCACAAATGAGCCACCTCAAAGAGGAACCGTACTACGGCATGGGGAAAATGGCGGTAGGGTGGCACCACGATGAGAACCTGATCACTCATTCACCAGTGGCTGTTTACAACTATAGTTGTCATGACGACAAAG GTGAGTGCAGCGAAGGCAGCAGCGTTGAGAAGTCATGTTGGAGGATCGGCCTGAAGGTGGCCTGGGACATCCACACACCTGGCCTGATGCTGCCGCTGGAGTCCGGAGACTGCTACTACATGAGAG aTGACCTGAACAGCACCCACCAGCACTGTGTCCTTGCTGGAGAAACGGCACGTTTCAGCTCAACTCACAGAGTGGCCGAG TGTTCTAAGGGGACCCTGACCTACATCCAGTCACGGTGCCAGGAGGCCCTGTCCAACCTGCACACTGACCCTGAGACGGGCTCCCACAGCCTGGTGACCCTTCAGCCGACAGCATTACAGCACTGTGAGGAGATTCACAATGAG GTGGAGTTCGAATGGCTGCGGCAGTATTGGTTTCAGGGCCAGCGTTACGCCCGCTTCTGCAGCTGGTGGACCCGACCGATGGAGCAACTGGAGAAGGACTGGAAGCTCATGGAGACCATG ACACGGGAAGCAGCAGGGGGCACTCTTGCATCACTGTAG